One stretch of Longimicrobiaceae bacterium DNA includes these proteins:
- a CDS encoding TIGR04053 family radical SAM/SPASM domain-containing protein, whose translation MKPASMARPPGGVRPSPEGVAGRRPSLAEVDFEKSPFLVIWETTQACDLACLHCRAEARPWRDPRELTTDEAKALIDRVRAFGRPLFVLTGGDPLKRPDMVELVRYGSSAGLRMAMTPSGTPLMTPEVIADLAEAGLTRLAVSLDGSTAEIHDGFRGVDGSFAWTLRMIQAARGLGLSTQINTTVTRQNVDDFERMAELMTTLGIALWSVFFLVPTGRARPQDLASPEEFEAVFQRMYDLSRVVPFDIKSTAAPQYRRVILQRQVAERRAGSRAEAPSALTAGIGFSLADGVGRARGVNDGNGFVFVSHRGDIFPSGFLPLSAGNVRKDDLVEVYRHHPLFRALRDPDRLKGKCGVCEYRSLCGGSRARAYALTGDPLAADPYCVHIPARWATRNEPSTDT comes from the coding sequence ATGAAGCCTGCTTCGATGGCGCGTCCCCCGGGTGGTGTCCGGCCCTCGCCTGAAGGCGTGGCCGGACGCCGGCCGTCACTCGCAGAGGTCGATTTCGAGAAGTCGCCCTTCCTGGTCATCTGGGAGACGACGCAGGCGTGCGACCTCGCCTGCCTGCACTGCCGCGCGGAAGCAAGGCCGTGGCGCGACCCCCGGGAGCTCACCACCGACGAGGCCAAGGCGCTGATCGATCGCGTGCGGGCGTTCGGCCGCCCTCTCTTCGTGCTCACCGGGGGAGACCCCTTGAAGCGCCCGGACATGGTCGAGCTGGTGCGCTATGGGTCGTCGGCCGGGCTCCGGATGGCGATGACGCCGTCCGGCACCCCGCTGATGACCCCGGAGGTCATCGCCGATCTGGCGGAAGCCGGTCTCACCCGGCTGGCGGTCAGCCTCGACGGATCCACGGCCGAGATTCACGACGGCTTTCGCGGGGTCGACGGCTCCTTCGCCTGGACTCTGAGGATGATCCAGGCCGCGCGCGGTCTCGGTCTCTCCACCCAGATCAACACCACCGTCACCCGCCAGAACGTCGACGACTTCGAGCGGATGGCGGAGCTGATGACCACCCTGGGGATCGCGCTGTGGTCGGTATTCTTCCTGGTGCCGACGGGGCGAGCACGGCCACAGGACCTGGCCTCGCCGGAGGAGTTCGAGGCCGTCTTCCAGCGGATGTACGATCTCTCGCGGGTGGTGCCCTTCGACATCAAGAGCACGGCCGCACCCCAGTACCGCCGGGTGATCCTGCAGCGGCAGGTTGCCGAGCGCCGCGCAGGCAGCCGCGCTGAGGCCCCCTCCGCACTCACCGCCGGCATCGGCTTCAGCCTGGCGGACGGCGTGGGCCGCGCCCGAGGGGTGAACGACGGCAACGGCTTCGTCTTCGTGAGCCACCGGGGGGACATCTTCCCATCCGGCTTCCTGCCGCTCTCCGCGGGCAACGTGCGGAAAGACGACCTGGTGGAGGTCTATCGCCACCACCCGCTCTTCCGGGCTTTACGCGACCCTGATCGCCTGAAAGGGAAGTGTGGCGTCTGTGAGTACAGGAGTCTCTGTGGCGGCTCCCGCGCCCGCGCCTACGCCCTCACCGGAGACCCACTGGCCGCCGACCCCTACTGCGTGCACATCCCGGCCCGCTGGGCCACGCGAAACGAACCCTCGACGGACACATGA
- a CDS encoding pyridoxamine 5'-phosphate oxidase family protein produces the protein MTRRIDIEATRASVANLSDGTPPEVGVRSMCEEEVENLLQEGRWGVLCTLHEGRPYAVPVSFGYDGTDLYIASGPGRKLRALEASPGVCLTIADVTDGNRWRSVVVIADAERVRTVRERLHALGTIGRLVARSRPFSRHDVLRAASATVFRLRPVEISGRVRG, from the coding sequence ATGACCCGTCGGATCGACATCGAGGCCACGCGCGCTAGCGTGGCCAACCTATCGGACGGAACTCCTCCTGAGGTGGGAGTGCGGTCGATGTGTGAGGAGGAGGTGGAGAACCTTCTCCAGGAGGGGCGCTGGGGAGTTCTCTGTACCCTCCACGAGGGGCGTCCCTACGCGGTTCCCGTCTCCTTCGGCTATGACGGGACCGACCTCTACATCGCCAGCGGTCCGGGGCGGAAGTTACGTGCGCTCGAGGCCTCCCCGGGCGTTTGCCTCACGATAGCGGACGTGACGGACGGCAACCGCTGGCGCTCCGTAGTCGTGATCGCAGACGCCGAGCGGGTGCGAACCGTACGCGAGAGGCTGCATGCCCTCGGCACGATCGGTCGCCTGGTCGCTCGCTCTAGACCGTTTTCCAGGCACGACGTGCTGCGGGCCGCAAGCGCCACGGTCTTCCGCCTGCGCCCCGTCGAGATCTCTGGAAGGGTTCGTGGGTGA
- a CDS encoding hemolysin III family protein has translation MDDRRFHLEETASALTHGLGALASVAGGGALITLAAARGDGWQLLSAVVFSLTLFMLYTSSTLYHAVRREIARARLRVVDHCAIFLLIAGTYTPFTLVTLRGAWGWSLFGLVWALAVAGVVFKLFFTGRLKRLSTAIYLGMGWLVIVAVRPFVEAVPLETLLWLLAGGLAYTMGTAFYHCRRIPFSHAVWHLFVLAGSACHFIAVASQVATALT, from the coding sequence ATGGATGACCGCAGGTTTCACCTCGAGGAGACGGCGAGCGCGCTGACCCACGGGCTGGGTGCGCTCGCCAGTGTGGCGGGCGGAGGCGCCCTCATCACCTTAGCGGCGGCGCGCGGCGATGGCTGGCAGCTGCTGAGTGCCGTCGTCTTCAGCCTCACCCTTTTCATGCTGTACACATCGTCCACCCTCTACCATGCCGTAAGGCGGGAAATCGCCCGCGCGCGGCTACGGGTGGTCGACCACTGCGCGATCTTCCTGCTCATTGCCGGGACCTACACGCCCTTCACCCTGGTGACGCTGCGCGGCGCTTGGGGGTGGAGCCTCTTCGGCCTGGTGTGGGCCCTGGCTGTCGCCGGCGTCGTCTTCAAGCTCTTCTTCACCGGGCGGCTGAAGCGTCTCTCAACGGCGATCTACCTCGGGATGGGATGGCTGGTGATCGTGGCCGTGCGTCCCTTCGTCGAGGCGGTCCCGCTCGAGACCCTCCTCTGGTTGCTCGCCGGTGGCCTCGCCTATACGATGGGTACCGCGTTCTATCACTGCAGGCGCATTCCCTTCTCGCACGCGGTGTGGCACCTGTTCGTCCTGGCGGGGAGCGCCTGCCATTTCATCGCCGTGGCGAGCCAGGTGGCGACTGCCCTCACCTGA
- a CDS encoding kelch repeat-containing protein, which produces MTQVLPPLRGGRPRLPSHSLVAVGIALPLALLLTPQAGAQDIGRWETLAESDQPQHRHEAGYVRIGDRFYLVGGRGMRATQAFDPATGHWTDGAEPPLEMHHFQAVEHDGKLYVAGAMTGNYPTEPPIPHVYIYDPASDSWTRGPEIPEDRRRGGAGAIAHEGKIYVVAGITNGHSDGHVAWFDAFDPATGEWTRLPDAPRPRDHFQVAILDNKLYAVGGRRSSAATGQTFELTVPEVDVYDFETGEWSTLPTESNLPTPRAGATTVVLNGEILVIGGESAAQQAAHAEVEALDPATGRWRKLAPLNTGRHATQAVVYDGKLYIAAGSRTRGATEINSQEVFTP; this is translated from the coding sequence ATGACCCAGGTACTTCCTCCGCTGCGGGGAGGACGTCCCCGCCTGCCTTCGCACTCCTTGGTCGCCGTCGGCATCGCGCTGCCGCTGGCACTGCTCCTCACACCCCAGGCCGGCGCCCAGGACATCGGCCGCTGGGAGACGCTGGCTGAGAGCGACCAGCCGCAGCACCGGCACGAGGCCGGGTACGTGCGTATCGGCGACAGGTTCTATCTCGTCGGCGGCCGCGGCATGCGCGCTACGCAGGCTTTCGATCCGGCGACCGGTCACTGGACCGACGGCGCGGAGCCGCCCCTGGAGATGCATCACTTCCAGGCGGTGGAGCACGACGGCAAGCTCTATGTCGCGGGGGCGATGACCGGGAACTATCCCACGGAGCCGCCCATCCCACACGTCTACATCTACGATCCCGCCTCCGACAGCTGGACCCGGGGGCCTGAGATCCCGGAGGATCGGCGCCGGGGCGGCGCCGGGGCCATCGCCCACGAGGGGAAGATCTACGTAGTCGCCGGGATCACCAACGGCCACAGCGACGGCCACGTGGCCTGGTTCGATGCCTTCGATCCGGCCACGGGAGAGTGGACGCGCCTCCCGGATGCGCCTCGACCGCGCGACCATTTTCAGGTCGCCATCCTCGACAACAAGCTGTATGCGGTCGGCGGCAGACGCAGCTCGGCGGCCACGGGGCAGACCTTCGAGCTCACGGTTCCGGAGGTGGACGTCTACGACTTCGAAACCGGAGAGTGGAGCACCCTTCCAACCGAGTCCAACCTGCCCACTCCCCGCGCCGGAGCGACTACGGTGGTGCTGAACGGGGAGATCCTGGTAATCGGAGGTGAGAGCGCGGCGCAGCAGGCGGCGCACGCGGAGGTGGAGGCGCTCGACCCCGCGACCGGTCGCTGGCGCAAGCTGGCCCCCCTGAACACCGGGCGCCATGCTACCCAGGCGGTGGTTTACGACGGCAAGCTGTACATCGCGGCCGGGTCCCGCACGCGCGGCGCCACGGAGATCAACTCCCAGGAAGTATTCACTCCCTGA